AGTGATTATTCATTATAtggtaaaatagaaaatctattttaaacttgaaattTCATCTTCTCTAGTTGAGGACGTGTGGCAACTATTACATAAAGTACGGATGATAAAATGTTTGTCTGGATGGGTAATTCAAAATGTACCAATTCAGTGATATCATTAATTATAGTAAATCTTAGAGAACATCACATGATTTAAGAGCTATGATGAAATCTAGCcatgataatattaaaaataaaaaaaaagtcgggTTTATAATGGCGCGAGAAAAGGTATTTCCCCATCTGAAGGATTCCAAATGGGCCAAATTAAGTTATGTTTTTTTTGGAGACCAGGTATGATATCTTTATTCAGTAATTTGTTCAGTAAACCCGATCTTCTTTTTCATAAGCATAGCTTGGCGTCGATATTAAAGTGTGCACAAATTGGAAATGGAAGAATAAATTAAGAAGGAAAGCAAGAGAATGCGCCGATTGTTTCTGGGTGAAAATTTGAACGCGATTTAATTTTGTGGATAACGTGCAAGAAAGATGAGGACCCTGGATAACCCTCTTGTCTGCCTATAATGAAATTACAAGGGAGTCCAGCAAGAGGAAGTTCTCGGGTTCCAAACCGCGGGAAGCAAGAACTTCTTGCCATGGATCCCTCGAGCATTAAAGGCACCGCCGTTGGCGGGGTCGACCCGCACCTTGCCGGTGTAACCGGGGAAGGCTCCGCTTCCGAACATGTTAGGGCATGCCGTCCCAGCCTCGATCTGCTCCGTTAGGGACCCTCGGTAGAACCCGCTGTTATAAGGATTGGTGACAATTCCTGCCAATGCCGAGGCAAAGGATACGACCATGGCGTCTGCACCCACGTTCCCACTCGGCGGCTGCAACGTCACACCTTTCGGCCCGTAGTCGGATGGGTAGAATGGCCATGCGCACGTCCCTGGGCACTCGGTTTCAGGGTCTCCTACCAAAATGTATGGCTGCCTCCCTGCAATATCGATTTATCATATGCAGCAGCAGTTTGTCATGTCATCTCACTTAATAACCTTATACCTTGCTGGAATCCGTGTACCCAGAGTTAGTCGTCAATACAAATAGATTGATTGATCATGGTACATACCGAGGATTCCGTGTTGAGAGCACTTGCCCATGCAAAGGCCTTGAACGGTGACACCCCTGGCGCCAAAGATGACGGCAATGGTATTCTTGTCCCCGCCCGTTGCCTTTTGGACGAGACCAGGGATGAAGTCCATGATCAACACCTTGCCGACGGAGTAATTCTTGTCGGTGATTTGGCGCACCACCTTCACGTTGATGGGAGCCACCACGCCCCTCCTCCTTGGCCGGTAGCTCTCAATGACACGCCACCAGGCGGACACCTGAGGCTCCACGTAGGCGCCGTGCTGGTCCCTATAGTTGAGGGACTCGATGAAGCTCCGGATAACGTTCTTCTGGACACGACCAAAAGGTCCGTACCACACTAGCCCTAACTTGACATTCCCGGTGAGGAGAGGTCCTCTGTGGTACGTAAGGGAAGCAGGTCGGCCGCCTCCTCTAGATGACCCGAGCACGAGAGGCGACAAAAGGAGTACCAGGAACAAGGAGGAGATGAACAATAGTAGAGGCTGTTTCGGCAGAGAAGACGCCATGGTTGAAAATCCCTCAATGAGGCGCGCTAGTACGTCTCCCCTATCCCCTCCTCCGTTTGCGCTTCAAAGGTGTATATATAAATGTTGAGGGATAGGGATTTAGCTTTAGATAAAGGGACAAAGAAGCAACTGATTTCGCACCGCACGACCTCCTACATTGGTGGATTCACCTTAAAAACTTACTTTACTAGAGGGAGGGGGACAATCGAGTATTACAAGGATGTCTATTTCAGGAGGGTTTAATCAAGAAGCAGTCGACAAATTCCAGGGCATTGCACGCATGCATGGGGGTGTCATTTAAGAGATTCACGTCAATACATTGGATTTGTAGAGCCGGAATACATGGAGTGGACTCTGTCAACTGCAACAACTCAACAACTCCCATTAATCAATAATCCGTGAATGACAGGAGTGGACACTGCATATCTGTTTTCTCAATGTCCCCAAAAAACCAGCAAAAACTTATTTCGACACTCCAATTATCTAATCAGATGATGAATTGAAAAACACAACAACAAAGTTACTTGCTTTCATTACAGGCACATACATCCTACGTTTGCAAAAAAACATTATATCTCACCCtcgaattttggaaaataaaaacaagccacAATGCAATGGCCTTGATATTATTTCAACTCTCCACGATTAATAGGTGTAAACATGTACAGGCAAGAATACAAGTAAAGGCAGATAGTACATCTGCATCCCTCCTTCAAGTACCAACAACCAGTTGATAAAACATACCTATAAGATACATTTATCCCTAATTCTCTGAGACTCAAGGATTCTCTTGTTCTGGGCCGCCTATATTAGAGAATGAGCTTCTTTACATCTGCACCATCTACCAACCTTCCTTTCATCGCTCCATAGCTTTGCGATAAT
The sequence above is drawn from the Eucalyptus grandis isolate ANBG69807.140 chromosome 11, ASM1654582v1, whole genome shotgun sequence genome and encodes:
- the LOC104424270 gene encoding protein EXORDIUM-like 2, with product MASSLPKQPLLLFISSLFLVLLLSPLVLGSSRGGGRPASLTYHRGPLLTGNVKLGLVWYGPFGRVQKNVIRSFIESLNYRDQHGAYVEPQVSAWWRVIESYRPRRRGVVAPINVKVVRQITDKNYSVGKVLIMDFIPGLVQKATGGDKNTIAVIFGARGVTVQGLCMGKCSQHGILGRQPYILVGDPETECPGTCAWPFYPSDYGPKGVTLQPPSGNVGADAMVVSFASALAGIVTNPYNSGFYRGSLTEQIEAGTACPNMFGSGAFPGYTGKVRVDPANGGAFNARGIHGKKFLLPAVWNPRTSSCWTPL